One Arvicanthis niloticus isolate mArvNil1 chromosome 3, mArvNil1.pat.X, whole genome shotgun sequence DNA segment encodes these proteins:
- the LOC117705840 gene encoding olfactory receptor 4K15-like isoform X2, with protein MKKSTLQEISEESLKITEDNSLPMSMNETNYSRVTEFVLLGLSSSKELQPFLFLIFSLLYLAILLGNFLIILTVTSDSRLHTPMYFLLANLSFIDICVASFATPKMLADFLVEQKTISFEACLAQIFCVHLFAGGEMVLLVSMAYDRYVAICKPLHYMTIMNRHVCITLVIIPWFVGFIHTISQLAFTVNLPFCGPNQVDSFFCDLPLVTKLACTDTYVVSLLIVADSGVLTMSTFIFLVVSYTVILITVRNRSSASMAKARSTLTAHITVVILFFGPCIFIYAWPFNGYSVDKVLAVFYTIFTPILNPLIYTLRNKEVKAAMSKLRGRYLKPGQVSALIRNVLFL; from the exons ATGAAGAAATCAACCTTACAGGAGATTTCTGAGGAGTCATTAAAG ATAACTGAAGACAACTCTCTTCCAATGTCAATGAATGAAACAAATTACTCTCGTGTGACAGAGTTTGTGCTGTTGGGCCTGTCTAGTTCAAAGGAGCTCCAGCCTTTCCTGTTTCTCATATTCTCACTGCTTTACCTAGCAATACTGCTGGGCAACTTCCTCATTATCCTCACAGTGACTTCAGACTCACGActtcacacccccatgtactttcTGCTTGCAAACCTATCGTTTATAGATATATGTGTAGCCTCTTTTGCTACCCCCAAAATGCTTGCTGACTTTCTGGTTGAACAAAAAACTATATCTTTTGAAGCCTGCTTGGCTCAGATTTTTTGTGTCCATCTATTTGCTGGTGGTGAGATGGTACTTCTTGTATCcatggcctatgatcgctatgtTGCAATATGCAAACCCCTCCACTACATGACAATCATGAATCGCCATGTGTGTATCACTCTGGTCATCATCCCCTGGTTTGTGGGTTTCATCCATACAATTAGTCAGTTGGCATTCACTGTTAACTTGCCATTTTGTGGTCCTAACCAGGTGGACAGTTTTTTCTGTGATCTCCCACTGGTGACCAAGCTAGCTTGCACAGACACTTATGTTGTCAGCTTGCTAATAGTTGCAGACAGTGGAGTTCTCACCATGAGTACATTTATCTTCTTGGTCGTCTCCTACACTGTGATTCTCATTACTGTTAGGAATCGCTCCTCTGCTAGCATGGCCAAGGCCCGATCCACCCTAACTGCTCATATCACTGTAGTCATACTATTCTTTGGACCATGCATCTTTATCTATGCATGGCCCTTCAATGGCTATTCAGTTGACAAAGTCCTTGCTGTGTTTTACACCATCTTCACTCCCATTTTAAACCCACTTATCTACACTCTGAGAAACAAAGAGGTGAAAGCAGCTATGTCAAAGCTGAGGGGTCGCTATCTGAAACCTGGACAAGTTTCTGCATTGATAAGAAATGTTCTCTTtctgtaa
- the LOC117705840 gene encoding olfactory receptor 4K15-like isoform X1 yields the protein MHITYLSKGKTRSLHFSKFSGVNRITEHIKQHSCQDSVLFPHFCSEITEDNSLPMSMNETNYSRVTEFVLLGLSSSKELQPFLFLIFSLLYLAILLGNFLIILTVTSDSRLHTPMYFLLANLSFIDICVASFATPKMLADFLVEQKTISFEACLAQIFCVHLFAGGEMVLLVSMAYDRYVAICKPLHYMTIMNRHVCITLVIIPWFVGFIHTISQLAFTVNLPFCGPNQVDSFFCDLPLVTKLACTDTYVVSLLIVADSGVLTMSTFIFLVVSYTVILITVRNRSSASMAKARSTLTAHITVVILFFGPCIFIYAWPFNGYSVDKVLAVFYTIFTPILNPLIYTLRNKEVKAAMSKLRGRYLKPGQVSALIRNVLFL from the exons ATGCACATAACATACTTATCCAAGGGCAAAACAAGAAGTTTACACTTCAGTAAGTTTTCAGGAGTGAATAGAATCACTGAACACATCAAGCAACACAGCTGCCAGGACTCAGTGCTCTTTCCACACTTCTGTTCAGAG ATAACTGAAGACAACTCTCTTCCAATGTCAATGAATGAAACAAATTACTCTCGTGTGACAGAGTTTGTGCTGTTGGGCCTGTCTAGTTCAAAGGAGCTCCAGCCTTTCCTGTTTCTCATATTCTCACTGCTTTACCTAGCAATACTGCTGGGCAACTTCCTCATTATCCTCACAGTGACTTCAGACTCACGActtcacacccccatgtactttcTGCTTGCAAACCTATCGTTTATAGATATATGTGTAGCCTCTTTTGCTACCCCCAAAATGCTTGCTGACTTTCTGGTTGAACAAAAAACTATATCTTTTGAAGCCTGCTTGGCTCAGATTTTTTGTGTCCATCTATTTGCTGGTGGTGAGATGGTACTTCTTGTATCcatggcctatgatcgctatgtTGCAATATGCAAACCCCTCCACTACATGACAATCATGAATCGCCATGTGTGTATCACTCTGGTCATCATCCCCTGGTTTGTGGGTTTCATCCATACAATTAGTCAGTTGGCATTCACTGTTAACTTGCCATTTTGTGGTCCTAACCAGGTGGACAGTTTTTTCTGTGATCTCCCACTGGTGACCAAGCTAGCTTGCACAGACACTTATGTTGTCAGCTTGCTAATAGTTGCAGACAGTGGAGTTCTCACCATGAGTACATTTATCTTCTTGGTCGTCTCCTACACTGTGATTCTCATTACTGTTAGGAATCGCTCCTCTGCTAGCATGGCCAAGGCCCGATCCACCCTAACTGCTCATATCACTGTAGTCATACTATTCTTTGGACCATGCATCTTTATCTATGCATGGCCCTTCAATGGCTATTCAGTTGACAAAGTCCTTGCTGTGTTTTACACCATCTTCACTCCCATTTTAAACCCACTTATCTACACTCTGAGAAACAAAGAGGTGAAAGCAGCTATGTCAAAGCTGAGGGGTCGCTATCTGAAACCTGGACAAGTTTCTGCATTGATAAGAAATGTTCTCTTtctgtaa